The following proteins come from a genomic window of Salvia splendens isolate huo1 unplaced genomic scaffold, SspV2 ctg566, whole genome shotgun sequence:
- the LOC121790611 gene encoding transcription factor MYB1R1-like, with product MSISGDSPATTTSGVGEIMLFGVRVKVDPMRKSVSMNNLSEYEQVSNTSKPEKAKERGGAAGYASADDAAPQPTGGSGDRKRGTPWTEEEHKRFLVGLQKVGKGDWRGISKNYVKTRTPTQVASHAQKYFIRRSNLNCRRRRTSLFDITTDSVAAMPMKEARNRQQIPAQPVARPPSVPRPLTSNANLFSTMNGPVLVPMQGGNPSQNCQNFLANSSSAMFVHRLSPPPTSALAELSLNQQVPPEPSPLSLQLSLSTGSSFPVTPSYKKGDGIVSVA from the exons ATGTCGATCTCCGGAGATTCTCCGGCTACCACCACGAGCGGCGTTGGCGAGATCATGCTGTTCGGTGTGAGAGTGAAGGTCGATCCGATGAGGAAGAGCGTGAGTATGAATAACCTCTCCGAATACGAGCAGGTTAGTAACACAAGCAAGCCGGAGAAGGCGAAGGAGCGCGGCGGAGCTGCCGGATACGCCTCCGCGGATGACGCAGCGCCTCAGCCGACTGGAGGTAGCGGCGATCGTAAGCGAG GAACTCCATGGACAGAGGAAGAGCACAAGCGCTTCCTCGTTGGATTGCAGAAGGTTGGGAAAGGAGATTGGAGAGGAATATCTAAGAATTATGTGAAGACTCGTACGCCGACTCAGGTTGCTAGTCACGCTCAGAAGTACTTCATCCGCCGGAGCAACCTCAATTGCCGGCGCAGGCGTACCAGCCTCTTCGACATCACCACTGACTCG GTTGCTGCAATGCCAATGAAAGAGGCCAGAAACCGGCAACAGATCCCGGCTCAGCCCGTTGCACGGCCACCCTCTGTGCCTCGGCCATTGACATCCAATGCCAATCTATTCTCAACCATGAATGGTCCTGTTCTAGTACCAATGCAAGGTGGGAATCCATCACAAAACTGTCAAAATTTCTTAGCAAACAGCTCATCAGCCATGTTTGTTCATCGTCTCTCTCCGCCTCCGACCTCGGCCCTGGCTGAGCTGAGCTTGAACCAGCAAGTTCCTCCCGAGCCATCCCCATTGTCACTGCAGCTGTCCCTGTCCACGGGTTCATCGTTCCCGGTGACACCAAGCTACAAAAAGGGAGATGGCATTGTTAGTGTTGCTTGA
- the LOC121790610 gene encoding ATP-dependent Clp protease proteolytic subunit 2, mitochondrial-like, protein MMRSLFSRNLINVAKSSVKPASAVAGGRRCYSLVPMVIEHSSRGERAYDIFSRLLKERIICINGPISDDTAHVVVAQLLFLESENPAKPIHMYLNSPGGAVTAGLAIYDTMQYIRSPINTICLGQAASMASLLLAAGAKGERRSLPNATIMIHQPSGGYSGQAKDISIHTKQIIRVWDALNDLYCKHTGQSLEVIQANMDRDYFMTAEEAKEFGIIDEVINERPMSLVADAVANEGKDEGSS, encoded by the exons ATGATGCGAAGCCTCTTCTCCCGAAATCTAATCAATGTCGCCAAATCCTCGGTGAAACCCGCCTCCGCCGTCGCCGGCGGCCGAAGGTGCTATAGCCTGGTGCCCATGGTGATCGAGCATTCATCGAGAGGGGAGCGCGCCTACGACATTTTCTCTCGGCTACTGAAAGAGCGCATCATTTGCATCAACGGCCCCATCTCCGACGATACCGCCCACGTCGTCGTCGCGCAGCTGCTCTTCCTCGAGTCGGAGAATCCTGCCAAGCCAATTCACATGTATCTGAATTCCCCCGGTGGCGCTGTTACTGCTG GTCTTGCTATCTATGACACAATGCAGTATATCCGATCTCCCATCAATACTATATGTCTTGGTCAAGCTGCATCAATGGCTTCTCTCCTACTGGCTGCTGGTGCAAAGGGTGAAAGGCGGTCCCTCCCAAATGCTACAATAATGATACATCAGCCTTCTGGCGGGTACAGTGGGCAGGCTAAAGACATAAGTATCCATACCAAGCAAATTATTCGTGTTTGGGATGCATTGAATGATCTCTACTGTAAACACACTGGACAGTCACTTGAAGTAATCCAAGCAAACATGGACCGTGATTATTTCATGACAGCTGAGGAGGCCAAGGAGTTTGGAATAATTGATGAGGTTATAAATGAAAGACCGATGTCACTTGTGGCTGATGCTGTAGCAAATGAGGGGAAAGATGAGGGTTCAAGTTAA